The following coding sequences are from one Capsicum annuum cultivar UCD-10X-F1 chromosome 3, UCD10Xv1.1, whole genome shotgun sequence window:
- the LOC124896896 gene encoding uncharacterized protein LOC124896896: MWYSGSERHQNGVGILVDEEFRWQVVEVMRVSDRLMTIKLVIGGFTLHVRSVYVSQTGLDAEVKARFWEALDEVLRSVPSSENIVIVRDFNGHIGVLPGGYDDVHESFDFGDRNGEGEALLDFARAFGLVASGDGLDNQEEQEEKCRGGLT, translated from the exons aTGTGGTACTCAGGGAGTGAGAGGCATCAGAATGGAGTaggcatcttagtggatgaagagTTTAGATGGCAGGTGGTGGAAGTTATGAGGGTCAGTGATAGGTTGATGACAATTAAGTTGGTTATTGGGGGGTTTACGCTGCATGTACGTAGTGTTTATGTGTCGCAGACGGGCTTGGATGCGGAGGTGAAAGCGAGATTTTGGGAGGCTTTAGATGAGGTGTTGAgaagcgtgcctagctcggagaataTTGTCATAGTAcgggacttcaatgggcacattggggttTTACCGGGAggctatgatgatgtgcatgaaaGTTTTGATTTCGGTGATAGAAATGGTGAGGGGGAAGCTttgttggattttgcgagggcctttgggctggtg gcttctggtgatggacttgataATCAAGAAGAGCAAGAAGAGAAGTGCCGGGGAGGGttgacctag